In Nocardia sp. NBC_00403, the DNA window ATCGCACATCAACCCGAATGCGCGCTCTGCCTGCCCCAGCCAGCGCAGACAGCGCAGCGTGCGCCCGAGCTGCAGGCGCTGCCCCGCGATACGCAATGCCGCACCGGGTTCGCCGATCAGGTGGTCGCCCGGCACCCGAACATCGTCGAAGGTGATCTCCCACTGGCCGCCGATACCGAAAACCGGGACTTCGCGCACGATTCGGAACCCCGGGCTGTCGGTGGGGACCAGCAGCAGCGACAACCCGTCACGGCTCGGGGCGGCGCCGTCGGTGCGGGCGAGCACCGCGATCAGGTCGGCGTCGGCGGCGCCGCTGACGAACCACTTGCGCCCGGTCAATCTCCACGAGTCATCCGGTTGGGCGATAGCGCGGGTGGCCGTCAGCGCCGGATCGGTGCCGGGGGTTTCCGGCTCGGTCATCGCATAGGCGGCGCGCAGCTCACCGGAGACCAATCGCTTCAGATAGCTGTCGCGGACTCGGTCGCGGGCATGTTGTTGCAGCATCCGCACATCCAGCAGCGACACCGACCCGAGGGCCGTCGGCCCGTGATCACTCGCGCCTTCGGCTTCCGCCAGTTGCACATAGTCGGCGAAAGGCAGGCCCTGCCCACCCAATTCGATCGGCAACGGCAACGCCCACAGTCCCGCCGTTTTGGCCGCTGCCCTCAGTTCGGTCAGCGCCGCGTCCGCTGTCGTGCCGCCCGCATCGAGCCTGCCTTCCTGAGGCATCACCTGTTCGGTGACGAAGGCCGTGACGCGTTCGCGCAATTCCGCGGGATCGAGCTCGGTGCGGGTGGCAGCGGCGGGTCCCTCGACGGTCGGCGCCGCGCCCTGGGATGTGAACGGCTTCATGGTTTCTCCTCCGCGCTGGCCGGAACCCGAGGGCTCGGCGGTCCGACTGCTGTTGTCCGTGGGATTGGTCGGTGGCGACCGCCGCCGAGTTCCCGCGACAGCGTGACCGTTCAAAAGGAGAGCCATGACAGCAGGCACCATGCGGACAGCCAGTTCCCACCGGGCCCCACTTCCGCTGCGGGGTATGCGATTATCGACCGGGAGTCTGCCCGATTCGGTCGCGACGGCCTCCGAACATCTGCGGTTGCTCGGCGCCGAACCGGTTGAGGGGGAGAGTGCCGCACTGACCCTCACCGGCCCCGACGGTGCCACCGCTGCGGCCGAGGTGAGCTGGGGTGGCGCACACAGTCAGGTGTGGGACGAGGCGACCGCGCAGGCCGCCGCCGGATTGATGCACGTGCACGGCCGCCGGGACGGGTCACCGCGCGGCCTCGCTGTCGACTATGCCACCACCGCCACCGGAATCCTCGCTGTTCAGGGGCTGCTCGCCGCACTGGTCGGCCAGTCCCGCGGCACCGCGGCGACTACGGTGGGCGTCGCCGCCGACCGAACAGCCCTGCTGACCATCTCGCAATACTTGGCGGCCGCGTGCGCCGACGACGACGAGGCAACTCCGCTCGCACCGGGCGGCCCACCGTTCACCACCGCCGACGGCGTGTATTTCGAGGTCGAGGCACTGGATGTCGCAGTGTGGGCCGATTTCTGGCGCGCGATGGACGCGCCGCCGGATGCTTTGCGAAAAGGATGGCGGCCCTTCCAATTTCGCTATGCGACCGCCTGTGCCCCGATTCCCGAGGAACTCCATCGCACTACCTCGACACGGACCTGGGCGCAGGTGCGCGCGGCGGCCGACGAATCGGGCGCCGACGTGTGCCGTCTGCGCACGCTGACCGAGCGCGGCGAAGAGATGCGAGCCGACGGCGGGAATGCTCTTCCGTGGCAGTTCGCGCTGTCGGAGCCTGCTGAAAGTCGCAGGGCGGTGCGCGATTCTGCCGCCACCGTCGCCCGCCCGCTCGCGGGCCTCACCGTGCTCGAAGCGGGGCGGCGCGTGCAGGCGCCGCTGGCAGCGCATCTGCTCGGACTGCTGGGCGCCGACGTGGTGCGGATCGAGCCGCCGGGCGGCGATCCACTGCGTGGGATGCCGCCTACGTGCTCGGATGTCTCGGCCCGGTGGCTGGCGTTGAACCGTGGCAAGGATGCCGTGGAGATCGACATCAAATCGCCGGCCGATCGAAATCGCCTGCGCGAGTTGGCCACCGGGGCCGACGTGTTCCTGCACAACTGGGCGCCGGGCAAGGCCGAACAACTCGAGCTCGGCGCCGACGACTTGTCGGCCGCCAACCCCGGCTTGGTCTACGCCTACACCAGCGGTTGGGCCGGGCGACTGGCGCACGCGCCGATGGGCACCGATTTCATGGTTCAGGCCCGCACTGGAGTCGGTGCAGCGGCACGACCGGCTGATGAGCCGCCGATGCCGTCGCTGATGACGCTGCTGGATGTGCTCGGCGGCATGCTGGGCACCGAAGCGATTCTGGCGGGCCTACTGACCAGGGAACGGACCGGTCGCGGTGTCCGCGTCGAATCGTCGCTGCTGGCCGCCGCCGACTTGCTCACAGCGCCCGCGGTGGCCCGCGCCGAGTCCGGGCTGCCGCCGCGCCGCCCCGCCGGGTTCCGTCGCCCACTGGCGACCGCGGACGGCTGGCTCGCACCGTCCGACGAGCATGCCGTCGCGGCCGCCGTCCACGCCGACCGCCTGTCCGGGCTGCGCACCGGTGAGGCCGTTGCCTGGTTGCGCGACAACGACCTCCACGCCACCGCCGTCACCACCGATCTCGCCGCGCTGCCGGGTGATCCTCGATTCGCTGCCGCTCTCACCACGGACATGCATGGGGCCGTGGCTGTTTCGTCACCCTGGAGTTTCCGATGACTGTGCTACTACACGATCTGGTCCCGACCCGGTTACGCCGTTCCTGGGCCGCCGACGGCGCGTGCCCTGACCTCGACCTGTACTCACTATTTCGGGCGCACCGCTGCCTGGACCCGCACCGCACCGCGCTCCTCGACGCCGCAGGGAAGGTCTGCTATACCCGGCTCGACACACTGGTCCGACGGCTCGCGGCCGGGCTCGCCGCCGAAGGTGTCCAACCTGGAGACGTTGTCGGAGTTCAACTCCCGAACTGTCGCGAAGCCGTCATCGCCGACCTGGCCCTCGCCGCGCTCGGTGCGGTTGCGCTGCCTTTCCCCGCCGGCCGTGGGCTTCGCGAGGCCGAATCGCTGCTGCGCCGCGCCGACGCCGTCGCGGTCATCGCGGCGACGGAATTCCGCGATCACACCCACGCCGCCGAGCTGTCCGAACTGCTCGATCGGCTGCCCATGCTGCGGTTCGTCGCCGCGGTAGGAAAAACGGAGATCCCGGACCGATGTCTCTCCTTCGCCGAACTGATGAAAGCAGACGGTGAGACGTTCGTCCCTGCGCGCCCGGATCCCGACACCGCCGCGCGCATCCTGGTCTCCTCCGGCTCGGAAGCCGAACCGAAAATGGTTGCCTACTCGCACAACGCGCTAGCCGGCGGGCGCGGGAACTTCATGAGTTCGCTGCTGGCCGACGGCGAGCCGCCCCGCAGCCTGTTTCTTGTCCCGTTGGCAACGGCGTTCGGCAGCAACGGCACCGCGGTTACGCTGGCACGCCACGGCGGCACACTGATTCTGCTGGACCATTTCACGCCGCAAGGTGCACTCGACGCGATCACTCGACACCATCCGACCCATGTCCTGGGTGTCCCGACGATGGTCCGCATGATGCTCGACCAGGGCGCGGCCACGGCGGACACGTCCTCGATGACGGCATTGGTGCTCGGCGGTTCACAGCTGGACAGGGCCACCGCCGAGGAAGCCAAGCGCGGCTTCGGATGCTCGGTGGTCAACCTCTACGGTTCGGCCGACGGCGTGAACTGCCACACCGACCTCGGCGAAACCGACACGGCTACTACGGGTCCCGGGGTTCTGGTCGGTCGGCCCGACCCCCGCGTCGCCGAGATTCGGATCGCGCGCGTCGACACCGGCGAGATCGCTCCACTCGGCGAGACCGGCGAGATCGTGGCCCGCGGCCCGATGACGCCGCTGTGCTACGTCGGCAGCCCCGAACTGGACGCGCGCTACCGCACTGCCGACGGCTGGGTCCGCACCGGCGATCTCGGCGTCCTCGACCCCGAAGGCCGGCTGCATGTTGTCGGCCGACTCAAGGAGGTCGTCATCCGAGGCGGCGCCAACATCAGTCCGGCCGAAGTGGAACAGCTGCTCGCTACCCACCCCGACGTGCGCGACGTGGTGTGTGTCGGTGTGCCGCACCAGGTATTGGGGGAGCGGTTGGCCGCCTGCGTGGTGCCACGGCCGGGGTGCGCGCCCGACCTCGACGCCCTCTGCGCCCACCTGCGTGCGCAGGGTATGGAGCGCGGAAAACATCCGGAAGCGCTGCTGTTGCTCGACACCCTGCCGTTGACTCCGGCGGGAAAGCCGGACCGGACCGCACTGCGTTCACGAGTCGCCGCACCGATGGGCTGACGCGCGGCATTCGAAACCTGCAGCGGGGCAGGCACTTCGGTGCCTGCCCCGCATTCGGTTTTGTCAACGGTAGTTCAGGAGCCGGACATCGCCTTCTTCAGCGCGACTTCCGCATTGCGGTACACGCCCAGCAGGTCGTAGTCCTGGCCGGGGAAGTTGACGATCGAGATCTGCTTTGCTCCGGAATCCGGCAGCGCGGTCCCACTGGACATGTGCGCGTTGTCGAGCACGAAGTCTGGCTTCTTCGCGGCGAGCCCGGCGAGTTGACCGGGAGTCACTGCCTCCGGCCCGTAGGTGCCCACCACTTGTGCCCCGGCCAACTGAGCCGCCCAGGTCGAAAAGACCTGCGCGACAACGGTCGGCTGCTTGCCACCCGGCCACGTCGCCCGAACCTCCTTGCCGAGCCTGTCGTATTCGGCGATGAAGGCCGAGGTCCAGGACTCGGCCGCCGATGCGGTGCCGAACTCCTTGCCGAGCGTCTGCACCTGAGCGGTTACCTTGTCCGCGGAGTTGTCGAGATTCACCTCGATCAGCTTCGCACGCGAGCCCGCAGCCTCCCTGATCTTCGCCGCGAACGGCTCGAACGGCGCGTACAGCACGAAGTCGGCCTCGGCCACGGCGGTCAGGTCGGACGGTTTGGGGTCGTAGTCGGGTGCGTGGTGTACGGAGGTGGGCACGATGACCTGCACGTCGTCGATACCTGCGGCCTTGGCGAATCCGGCCTCCCACGCGGTGGTCGCCACCACGGTCGGATGGTGTTCGGCGTCGTGTTTGTCGTCGGTACCGGAACAGCCGCTCAACAGCACACCTACGCTGAGCGCGAGGGCGGCGGCCGATACGCGGCCATTGGTCAGTGCACGGAAGCGTGCCATGAGGTGTTTCTCCGTTCGGGAATGAGATGAGTCGCAAGAGCGGCTGCCCCCGCGGCGAGGACCAGAACCGGTCCGGGCGGCAGGTCGAGAGCCAGCGCCACCAGGAAACCGATCAGGTTGACAGTGATGCCGATGCCGATGGCCCAGCAGATGATCGCGGTGAGCGAATGCCCCAGGCGGCGCGCGGCCAGTGCCGGGAGCAGGGTGAGCGCATCGACCAGCAGCGCTCCGGTGAGCCGAATTCCGCCGGCCACCGCGACCGCAACCAGCACCAGTAACACGAGGGTGAGCCGCCGCACCGGCACACCGGAGACCAGCGCGAGCTCCCGATCGTGCAGCAGCAGTGCCAGATCGCGACGCCGCCACCAGAACAGCGCTGGCACAACCACGGCCAGCGCCGCGAGCACCAGCACGTCCTGCACCCGCACTGCGAGAATGGAACCCCACAGCAGCGAGAACGCCGCCGACGCATTCACCCCGGCAATGGAGAGCACCAGCAGCGCCGCCGCGATTGCCAGACTCATCAGCAAACCCATTGCCCCGGACAGGCTTTCCGGCGTGCGGGCCAACGGGCTGATCCCCGCCCCTGCCACCGCACAGGCGACAAGCCCGCACAGCGCCGGATCCAGGCCGGTCAGCATGCCGATCGCGGCGCCGAGCAGCGCGACATGCATCATCGCGAACCGCACCGGAATGATGTCGAGCCCGACGATCACCACTCCGATCACCGGTAATCCGACCGACCCGACCAGCAACGCAACCCCAGCGCGCTGCACCGACGCCATCCCGAGGAGGTCGGCCAGCTGAGCGGGTCCGTTCACGACAGCTCCCGCAATCGGCCCGCGGCCATTTCGAGCACTCGGTCGCACCGCCGCGCCAATGCCCTGTCGTGGGTGACGACCACGAGTGTCACCGGAAGTTCGGCAAGGACGTCCGCGGCTTCCTCTTGCCCGGCGAAATCCAGTGCGGCCGTTGGTTCGTCGGCGAGCACGACACCTGCGCCCGTCGCCACACAACCGACCGCGCGAGACAGGTGCATGCGTTGCAATTGTCCGCCCGAGAGCGTGTCGAGGGGACGGTCTATGAGGGCACCGACCCCGAGGCGGTCCGCCATGGCTTCGGCCGCACCGCGGCTGCCCGAGCTGGCCAGCAATTCACCTGCCAGCAAAGGGAAACGGCCGGTGGCAGGCCGTTGTGGGATCCACGCGCAGGCCCGCCGCCGCCACGTCTGCTCGGCGGCGCTGTGCCCACCGCGCCCACCGACCATGACCTCGCCCCGAACCACCGCGTGCAGTCCGAGCACCGCGCGCAACAACGTCGTCTTGCCCGAACCGTTGGTGCCCGTCAAGGCAACCCGCTGCCCGGCAGGGACATCGAGATCGATATCGCTGACGACTTCGACACGGCCGTGGCGGCAGGACACACCCTTCAATCGCAGGTCCAACCCGCCCATCACACCACCTCCGTCAGTATCTCCGCGCCCGGCGCGCGCCGCGATTGCGCCCGCGGCAGTAGTCGGACCTGCGCGCCGATCGGTTCCGCGATGTCGCCTTCGGGGCACGCAGCGGGCTCGTCCACCGCCAGCCACAGGGTGATCAGGGTTTCTCGAGCCCGCGCGACTCTGGAGCGGATCGTGCCCACCGGGCACCCCACCGTCTGTGCCGCCTCTGCGTAGGACAGGCCGAGCACCTGGGTGAGGACGAAAGCCTCGCGCCGCTGCTCGGGCAGGCCGCGCAGCAGATCGGCGATCACCATTTCCTCCGGAAAATCGGGTATTTCGTGATCGCGGCGCTGATCGAGGGCCAATTGCCAGTCGTCGAGTTGCGCGTTCTTCGGCCGGGCCGCCGCGCTGCGGAATCGGTCGACGACCACCCGCCTTGCGATGGACAACAGCCAGGTTCTCGCGGTGGACCGGCCCGCGAACCTGGGCAGACTGCCGATGGCGCGCAGGAAGGTTTCCTGAGTGAGGTCGTCTGCGGACTGGATATCGGTGAGGTGTGCGACGAATCGCCACACGTCACGTTGGGTCGAGCGGATGAATTCCTCCAAGGCGCGACGGTCACCGTTGCCGGCCGCCAGCGCCAGCGCCGTCAGTTGTTCGTCGGACATGACCGGCTCCCATTTCGGTATCTCCGACCGGCGGCGAGGAACAAGGAACTACCGCTACGTCGCAGCGGTGAGGGCATCGAATGCATTTCACAGAATCTCGGTTCGGCGACGCCACACGATGCGGCGTCGAAAAGACCGGCCGCACACTATGCCTCGGCGCACCAACGGGTGCACGGGCGAAGGACGGCCGCTGACCGGGAAGGCGCGCCATAGCCACCGCCCGGGTCGGGCGAGGAGGATACGGCGGCTGCGTCCGCCACTCGTGTCCGCGGGACCGATAGTGTGCCGACCGGATTGTCGGCCGCTGGACCCCACGTCACTGCGCCGGAAACATTCCGGCTGCTCGGGACGAACTCTCAGACCAAGACCATCCCGACGGGCGGCCCGCGCCGGGCCATCACATAACGCAACAGGGCACTGCGCGGCGGCGCACCCCGGTCGACGGCGATCGGAACGCCGGACCCCGCCTCCGCCACGGCCGTATGGACGAGCATCAGCAGCAGCGGCGCGAGCATCCGCGCGTACAGCGCGGCCAACAGCGCGAACAATGCTCTCTCGCCCAACCACAACCACACCGCACAGACCAGCGCGGCGACGCCGTGCGCGGCCATCATGATCAGCGAATCAGTCTGTGCACCGCCAAGTTCGGATGTGACCGCGTGCGATGCGCCGTGACCGCCCGATACCCCGGGAACCCCGAACCACAGATGTAGTGCCACCTGCATCACCAGCAGCCCACCGCCGATGGCGACAATCCCGCGCTGCCGATCGGCCGCCGCCCACGCCACCGAACCGGTAGCAGCGAACGCGAGAATCAGCGCGGAAGCCGACACGCCATGCCCCGACACCTCGGCGTGCCCGGCCGCCGACAGCAGCACGCTGATCGCCGCGAACATCGCGGCACGCGTCGCCCGCGTAATCGGGGATGCGGGCGAATGATTCATAGCACCGCCCATATTCCCATCCCCCCGGCGGCTCAGCGCCGGGAGGGCCGCGATCGGCTCACCAGATGGCGTGTGACGGCGGTGGGCCCGAGCCCATCACCCGGATGAATGGTTGATCGGCGGTGCGTTCGGCGTCGTCGGGTGGCATGTCACAAGTCGGGAATCCAGTTGCCGTGGAGTCCCAGCGGGACTCGGGTGGGCAGGTGGATGCGGGCGACCGGATCACCGGTGAAGTCTTGCGCGGCAAGGATGACGAGGTCGGAAGCACCGCGTTCGGGGTCGTGGACGTAGGCCATGGTGTAGCCGTCGTCTTCTGCACTCGAGTCGGCGGCGGGAACGAAGACGGTCTCGCCGACGGCGCTGTCGCGACCGAATTCGTGTGCTTCGGTGGTGCCGTCGCGTAGATCATGTTTGAGCAGCGCGTTGCTGAATCCCGCGTCCGGACGGTCGGCATCGATCGTGCTCGGAGTGGCGTAGAGCTCGGTGACCGCGGAATACCCGTACCGATACGGGCGTCCGGCGAAGCGGCCGTTCATGCGCGGGAAGTCTTGTGGGCGGTCGTGCAGAAGGTCTTGGCGCACTTTCCCGATCGACAGGTCGACGGTCCAGCGTTCCAGCACCGGACGGCTACCACCGATATCGGTCAGCTCGTACTCGTTCGGATGCACGATCACGTCGACGACGATCGACCCGTCGTCTTCGAAGGCGTTGAGGGTGTGACCGACACTGCCAGGTGCCAGTTCGAGCCAGCGAACAGCACCGCCGGAGCGGCGCAGCACGCCGATCCGGGACCCGAGTGCCGGGTTCCAGGCGAAGGGCACGCCGGTGGCGATTCTGTCCATCGTGAAGACCAAGGGTGACTCGTAGATCAGCACGTAGTTTTCGGTGAGCGCGAAGTCGTGCATATACGGCATGGACGGGGTCGAAATGTTGGTCACCTGCTGGACCTCGCCGGTTCGGCCGATCTCGATGTGCTGCACGAAGTCCGCGCCGTAACGGAAC includes these proteins:
- a CDS encoding acyl-CoA dehydrogenase family protein, with the translated sequence MKPFTSQGAAPTVEGPAAATRTELDPAELRERVTAFVTEQVMPQEGRLDAGGTTADAALTELRAAAKTAGLWALPLPIELGGQGLPFADYVQLAEAEGASDHGPTALGSVSLLDVRMLQQHARDRVRDSYLKRLVSGELRAAYAMTEPETPGTDPALTATRAIAQPDDSWRLTGRKWFVSGAADADLIAVLARTDGAAPSRDGLSLLLVPTDSPGFRIVREVPVFGIGGQWEITFDDVRVPGDHLIGEPGAALRIAGQRLQLGRTLRCLRWLGQAERAFGLMCDRARSRTQSRGPLADRQLVQQHVFESLLAIRSTRPLVHKAAALIEAGHDARTEAALAKVAAARTLQQVADAAIQVYGAAGLGPDTALPSLLRMGRMARLLDGPDELHIEAVARRVLR
- a CDS encoding CoA transferase, coding for MRLSTGSLPDSVATASEHLRLLGAEPVEGESAALTLTGPDGATAAAEVSWGGAHSQVWDEATAQAAAGLMHVHGRRDGSPRGLAVDYATTATGILAVQGLLAALVGQSRGTAATTVGVAADRTALLTISQYLAAACADDDEATPLAPGGPPFTTADGVYFEVEALDVAVWADFWRAMDAPPDALRKGWRPFQFRYATACAPIPEELHRTTSTRTWAQVRAAADESGADVCRLRTLTERGEEMRADGGNALPWQFALSEPAESRRAVRDSAATVARPLAGLTVLEAGRRVQAPLAAHLLGLLGADVVRIEPPGGDPLRGMPPTCSDVSARWLALNRGKDAVEIDIKSPADRNRLRELATGADVFLHNWAPGKAEQLELGADDLSAANPGLVYAYTSGWAGRLAHAPMGTDFMVQARTGVGAAARPADEPPMPSLMTLLDVLGGMLGTEAILAGLLTRERTGRGVRVESSLLAAADLLTAPAVARAESGLPPRRPAGFRRPLATADGWLAPSDEHAVAAAVHADRLSGLRTGEAVAWLRDNDLHATAVTTDLAALPGDPRFAAALTTDMHGAVAVSSPWSFR
- a CDS encoding class I adenylate-forming enzyme family protein; protein product: MTVLLHDLVPTRLRRSWAADGACPDLDLYSLFRAHRCLDPHRTALLDAAGKVCYTRLDTLVRRLAAGLAAEGVQPGDVVGVQLPNCREAVIADLALAALGAVALPFPAGRGLREAESLLRRADAVAVIAATEFRDHTHAAELSELLDRLPMLRFVAAVGKTEIPDRCLSFAELMKADGETFVPARPDPDTAARILVSSGSEAEPKMVAYSHNALAGGRGNFMSSLLADGEPPRSLFLVPLATAFGSNGTAVTLARHGGTLILLDHFTPQGALDAITRHHPTHVLGVPTMVRMMLDQGAATADTSSMTALVLGGSQLDRATAEEAKRGFGCSVVNLYGSADGVNCHTDLGETDTATTGPGVLVGRPDPRVAEIRIARVDTGEIAPLGETGEIVARGPMTPLCYVGSPELDARYRTADGWVRTGDLGVLDPEGRLHVVGRLKEVVIRGGANISPAEVEQLLATHPDVRDVVCVGVPHQVLGERLAACVVPRPGCAPDLDALCAHLRAQGMERGKHPEALLLLDTLPLTPAGKPDRTALRSRVAAPMG
- a CDS encoding metal ABC transporter solute-binding protein, Zn/Mn family, with product MARFRALTNGRVSAAALALSVGVLLSGCSGTDDKHDAEHHPTVVATTAWEAGFAKAAGIDDVQVIVPTSVHHAPDYDPKPSDLTAVAEADFVLYAPFEPFAAKIREAAGSRAKLIEVNLDNSADKVTAQVQTLGKEFGTASAAESWTSAFIAEYDRLGKEVRATWPGGKQPTVVAQVFSTWAAQLAGAQVVGTYGPEAVTPGQLAGLAAKKPDFVLDNAHMSSGTALPDSGAKQISIVNFPGQDYDLLGVYRNAEVALKKAMSGS
- a CDS encoding metal ABC transporter permease encodes the protein MNGPAQLADLLGMASVQRAGVALLVGSVGLPVIGVVIVGLDIIPVRFAMMHVALLGAAIGMLTGLDPALCGLVACAVAGAGISPLARTPESLSGAMGLLMSLAIAAALLVLSIAGVNASAAFSLLWGSILAVRVQDVLVLAALAVVVPALFWWRRRDLALLLHDRELALVSGVPVRRLTLVLLVLVAVAVAGGIRLTGALLVDALTLLPALAARRLGHSLTAIICWAIGIGITVNLIGFLVALALDLPPGPVLVLAAGAAALATHLIPERRNTSWHASVH
- a CDS encoding ABC transporter ATP-binding protein, encoding MGGLDLRLKGVSCRHGRVEVVSDIDLDVPAGQRVALTGTNGSGKTTLLRAVLGLHAVVRGEVMVGGRGGHSAAEQTWRRRACAWIPQRPATGRFPLLAGELLASSGSRGAAEAMADRLGVGALIDRPLDTLSGGQLQRMHLSRAVGCVATGAGVVLADEPTAALDFAGQEEAADVLAELPVTLVVVTHDRALARRCDRVLEMAAGRLRELS
- a CDS encoding sigma-70 family RNA polymerase sigma factor — encoded protein: MSDEQLTALALAAGNGDRRALEEFIRSTQRDVWRFVAHLTDIQSADDLTQETFLRAIGSLPRFAGRSTARTWLLSIARRVVVDRFRSAAARPKNAQLDDWQLALDQRRDHEIPDFPEEMVIADLLRGLPEQRREAFVLTQVLGLSYAEAAQTVGCPVGTIRSRVARARETLITLWLAVDEPAACPEGDIAEPIGAQVRLLPRAQSRRAPGAEILTEVV
- a CDS encoding carotenoid oxygenase family protein, which codes for MTDNRYVRGNFAPVTEEITVHDLPVTGRIPPELNGRYLRIGPNPLGLEDASAHIWTLGEGMVHGVRLRDGRAEWYRNRWVRSTSVADRLGEPRRGVPVDDQLDFAPNVQVAGHGGRTYALLEGGIRPYELTYELDTVGPSDLGATPEGFAANAHSKYEPSTGLLHALTFRYGADFVQHIEIGRTGEVQQVTNISTPSMPYMHDFALTENYVLIYESPLVFTMDRIATGVPFAWNPALGSRIGVLRRSGGAVRWLELAPGSVGHTLNAFEDDGSIVVDVIVHPNEYELTDIGGSRPVLERWTVDLSIGKVRQDLLHDRPQDFPRMNGRFAGRPYRYGYSAVTELYATPSTIDADRPDAGFSNALLKHDLRDGTTEAHEFGRDSAVGETVFVPAADSSAEDDGYTMAYVHDPERGASDLVILAAQDFTGDPVARIHLPTRVPLGLHGNWIPDL